TGTTTTGTGCAGACAGGAAGCCCTTTTCTGTCATGGTTTGCGATAACTGCAGCAATGCATCATAGAAGCCGTTTACATTCAATAATCCGATGGGTTTTTTATGAAGGCCCAATTGTCCCCAGGTAAGCATTTCAAATAATTCTTCCATGGTGCCGAACCCGCCGGGTAAAGCAATAACGCCATCACAAAGTTCATTCATCTTCATTTTGCGTTCATGCATGGTGTCTACGAGGATCAGCTCTTTTAAGCCGGCATGTGCCAGCTCTTTCTGTTGCAGGAAGTGGGGGAGTACGCCTGTTACTTCACCGCCAGCCTTTAAAGCGCCATCGGCTACAGCGCCCATTAGTCCTACTTTTGCGCCGCCATATACCAAACCGATATTCCTTTTGGCCAATGCAGCACCGAGTAAGGTGGCCTGCTCCGTAAAAACAGGATCGTGTCCTGCACTGGAGCCACAAAAAACGACGATACGCTTCATAAAAATTCAGGGATTTTTTGATTTACAAATTTAGGGATTTAAAATGCAGCGGAGATCAATATTGAAGCTCGCTGCATTTTAAATCCCTAAATTCGTAAATCAAAAAATCCCTAAATCAAATTTATTTCTTCGCTGCTTCTGCACGGATTACGTTCAGCGCGCCACCAGCTTTAAACCACTCGATCTGTTGTTGGTTGTAAGTATGGTTTACGGCAAACTCGTCTGTGCTGCCATCTTTGTGATGCAGTACGATGCTGAGTTGTTTTCCGGGAGCAAAGTCAGTCAGTCCGTTGATATCAATGGTATCATCTTCCTGTACTTTTTCATAATCTTCTTTATCAGCAAAGGTCAGTCCCAGCATACCCTGTTTTTTCAGGTTGGTTTCGTGGATACGGGCAAAAGATTTCACCAGTATAGCACGAACGCCGAGATGACGGGGTTCCATGGCAGCGTGTTCGCGGCTGGAACCTTCCCCGTAGTTTTCATCACCTATTACTACAGCGCCAAAACCT
The Chitinophaga sp. MM2321 DNA segment above includes these coding regions:
- a CDS encoding TIGR00730 family Rossman fold protein, with translation MKRIVVFCGSSAGHDPVFTEQATLLGAALAKRNIGLVYGGAKVGLMGAVADGALKAGGEVTGVLPHFLQQKELAHAGLKELILVDTMHERKMKMNELCDGVIALPGGFGTMEELFEMLTWGQLGLHKKPIGLLNVNGFYDALLQLSQTMTEKGFLSAQNRDMLLHSSDITDLLTQMEKYTAPDKAKWITPAQS